A single genomic interval of Ruminococcus sp. NK3A76 harbors:
- the thrH gene encoding bifunctional phosphoserine phosphatase/homoserine phosphotransferase ThrH: MYVTCLDLEGVLVPEIWIAFAEETGIPELKRTTRDEPDYDKLMNYRIGILKEHGLGLKEIQETIAKIDPMPGAKEFLDELRSICQVLILSDTFEQFAGPLMKKLGYPTIFCNSLEVADNGEITGYKMRCEKSKYTTVKALQSAGLETIASGDSHNDLGMIQASKAGFLFKSTDAIKAEYPDIPAYETYDELLAAIKKELV, encoded by the coding sequence ATGTATGTAACTTGTCTTGACCTCGAAGGCGTATTGGTGCCTGAGATTTGGATAGCTTTCGCTGAGGAAACAGGTATCCCTGAGCTTAAGAGAACTACCCGTGATGAGCCTGACTACGATAAGCTCATGAACTACCGTATAGGTATCCTTAAAGAACACGGCCTGGGCCTTAAGGAGATACAGGAAACTATCGCTAAGATAGACCCTATGCCCGGCGCTAAGGAGTTTTTGGATGAGCTCAGAAGTATCTGCCAGGTGCTTATCCTTTCTGATACATTCGAGCAGTTCGCAGGCCCTCTTATGAAGAAGCTCGGCTACCCGACTATCTTCTGCAACAGCCTTGAAGTTGCTGATAACGGCGAGATAACAGGCTATAAGATGCGCTGCGAAAAGAGTAAGTATACGACCGTTAAGGCTCTCCAGTCGGCAGGCCTTGAGACTATAGCAAGCGGCGACAGCCATAACGACCTCGGTATGATCCAGGCAAGCAAGGCCGGCTTCCTTTTCAAGAGCACAGACGCTATCAAGGCTGAGTACCCTGATATCCCGGCTTACGAGACTTACGATGAGCTTCTTGCAGCTATCAAGAAGGAGCTTGTATAA
- a CDS encoding sugar transferase translates to MNNKEQFKRIINLLASAVIVTMFTLAFSEVWNNSYNEFMEDPFWKKGNILLVLIYAVLYVFVSSFFGAFHLGYYTELSLIGSQVIGTLSANTVTFVMISLIGRGRLSVRPMLALTAFEFCLLVLWVYVFSALFARLYPPRRMVVVYGNKNAVELIKKMGRRGDKYVICEAVSCEESYDEIIDRINEYDAVIINDIPHELRSELLKYCLDKSIRVYINPKISDIIIRGADDFNMFDTPLLLNRNSGLKFEQKLMKRILDLVLSVIGLVIALPFMLVTAIAIKAYDGGPVLYKQRRLTIDGRKFDVYKFRSMIVGAEKKSGAVLAKQNDSRITPVGKLIRKIRFDELPQLFNILMGDMSFVGPRPERPEIAEKYMQTMPEFKYRLKTKAGLTGYAQVMGKYNTTPYDKLKMDLMYIERQSLLLDMRIILMTIKTVFTPSATEGVKEDKKDKKEKKIKTEKKST, encoded by the coding sequence TTGAATAATAAGGAGCAGTTCAAAAGGATAATAAACCTCCTTGCATCTGCGGTCATAGTGACGATGTTCACCCTTGCTTTCAGCGAGGTGTGGAACAACTCCTATAACGAGTTCATGGAGGATCCGTTCTGGAAAAAAGGTAATATACTCTTAGTGCTTATATATGCAGTGCTCTATGTGTTCGTTTCGAGCTTTTTCGGGGCGTTCCACCTCGGGTATTATACCGAGCTCTCGCTTATCGGCTCGCAGGTCATAGGTACGCTGTCGGCAAATACAGTGACCTTCGTGATGATATCGCTTATCGGCCGAGGCAGACTTTCTGTCAGACCTATGCTCGCACTCACGGCGTTTGAGTTCTGTTTGCTCGTTCTGTGGGTGTATGTGTTCAGCGCATTGTTCGCAAGGCTCTACCCTCCACGGCGAATGGTCGTCGTCTACGGCAATAAGAACGCCGTCGAGCTCATCAAGAAAATGGGCAGAAGGGGAGATAAGTACGTTATCTGCGAGGCTGTCAGCTGCGAGGAAAGCTATGACGAGATAATCGACCGTATCAATGAGTACGACGCAGTCATCATCAACGATATCCCCCACGAGCTCAGGAGCGAGCTGCTCAAATACTGCCTTGATAAGTCTATCAGAGTTTATATCAACCCCAAGATATCAGATATAATCATCAGAGGCGCAGATGATTTCAATATGTTCGATACGCCGCTTCTTCTCAACCGTAACTCAGGCCTTAAGTTCGAGCAGAAGCTGATGAAGCGTATACTTGACCTTGTGCTGTCGGTGATAGGGCTCGTGATAGCGCTTCCCTTTATGCTCGTCACAGCGATAGCTATAAAGGCGTATGACGGAGGGCCTGTGCTCTACAAACAGAGAAGACTGACTATAGACGGCAGGAAGTTTGATGTTTATAAGTTCCGCAGTATGATAGTCGGCGCTGAGAAAAAGAGCGGCGCTGTGCTCGCTAAACAGAACGACAGCAGGATAACCCCTGTCGGCAAGCTCATCAGAAAGATACGCTTTGACGAGCTGCCGCAGCTTTTCAATATACTTATGGGCGATATGTCTTTCGTGGGGCCAAGACCCGAGCGGCCTGAGATAGCCGAGAAATATATGCAGACGATGCCCGAATTCAAATACCGCCTGAAGACAAAAGCCGGACTTACCGGTTATGCGCAGGTCATGGGTAAGTATAATACGACACCTTATGATAAACTTAAGATGGATCTTATGTATATCGAGAGACAGTCATTGCTGCTTGATATGAGGATAATACTTATGACGATAAAGACGGTGTTCACGCCGAGCGCAACTGAGGGCGTAAAGGAAGATAAGAAAGATAAGAAAGAAAAGAAAATAAAGACAGAAAAGAAAAGCACATAA
- the nrdR gene encoding transcriptional regulator NrdR: MKCPFCGYEDTKVIDSRPSEGKKRRRRECSQCGKRFTTYEVIEKPALMVDKRDGSFEPFDREKLIKGIQSAIKKRPVSVDQLNELVDNIENYYANRMLTETTTSEIGDRVLAGLKELDLVAYVRFASVYKDFNDVDSFVQIITELSEK, encoded by the coding sequence ATGAAATGCCCGTTTTGCGGATATGAGGATACAAAAGTAATAGATTCCCGTCCGAGTGAGGGGAAAAAGCGCCGCAGGCGTGAATGCAGCCAGTGCGGCAAGCGCTTTACGACCTACGAGGTCATAGAAAAGCCTGCACTTATGGTGGACAAGCGTGATGGCAGCTTTGAGCCGTTTGATCGGGAAAAGCTCATCAAGGGCATACAGAGCGCTATCAAAAAGCGTCCGGTAAGTGTTGACCAGCTCAACGAGCTTGTTGACAACATCGAGAACTACTACGCAAACCGTATGCTCACCGAGACTACGACCAGTGAGATAGGCGACAGAGTGCTCGCAGGCCTTAAGGAGCTCGACCTTGTGGCATACGTCCGCTTCGCCTCTGTTTACAAGGACTTCAACGACGTTGATTCCTTTGTACAGATAATCACAGAATTATCCGAAAAGTAA